The DNA window ctgttcactgaaaaaaatgcctgtaatccTATTAAAAGTAAACCGGGGATATATTGCATAAACGAGTCATCTGTAAAATAAACGAGAATAAGTCTTATAGTCATGCGTATTAACTAAAGCAGTAGTTATGTATTGGCAATAGACATTAGGTAGATTACAGTAAATTGTTATTTTCAATTCAGATTTTGAGTTGGTGCTAAGAAACAACGGCAGTTAAAGTTGTCCTGAAAAAGTTGACAGTCTTGTGGTGCTGATAATGTGCAGTCTTCCCTGGCTGTAATGTGTAAATCCACAGTATGCTTATAGTATGTAAtcataagtagtagtagtagtagtaatttaaGTTGTTATCGGTGCCGTCATTTCGGGAATTTGATCCATTAACTAACGTTAAATGGAGTATTCGAACCCTTTTGAGATCACCGGAAGTGTTCAGCAGATGATTTGGATATTGATCCATACCTGCAAGGAAAATATGTTGTTTGCAAGGGaagactgaataaaatatgtattaacaGAAAATATGTCTTCCTATATCAGTAAGTCATACTTTCATTCTACACTAGTCAAAATGGGTACATAGACGCGTTtcaattaatgcattttttttgccttcagaaATTGGAATGGGATTAACAGGATTTGgggtgtttttccttttctttggaATGATCCTGTTTTTTGACAAGGCACTCCTTGCCATGGGAAATGTGAGTACTTTCATTTTGCTTTCAGTGATCCTGACCGTTGACAAAGTGAACACTGTTGTTTCCTCACACGGTTttcccttgctttctctctctgtgctttttttgtatGGATGAATGTGAtcatgcatgcttgtatgtgcctgcatgtgtgtatatgtgtgcacagATTTTGTTTGTGGCTGGCCTGTCATTTGTCATCGGGTTGGAGCGGACCTTCAGGTTCTTCTTccagaaacacaaaattaagGCCACTGGCTTCTTCCTGGGGGGTGTGCTtgtggtgctgattggctggcccgTGGTTGGGATGGTCCTGGAGATTTATGGATTCTTCCTCTTATTCAGGTGAGTTGATCCTGGGAAGAGCAGGGCATCGTGGGTACATAAGATGGGTATAGTGGGGTATATGGATAGACATGAACATGATcttacacaatgttttttgtttgttttttacacgTGAGTTATGGAAGAATGAATTATTGAGTGTAGTGTATGACGTTTGGATGGCTAGAACTGAATGAGAAGTGGTGGAAATGTAGAATTTTTCATAATAGAGAATACATGCATTATCACTACACACTAAAAACCTAACACCATCCTTACCCTATGTAGATCCTGTCCTACATAGGGTAAGGATGACAAGATCCTGTAGATCTTGTCAAATGGCTAAATCTACGTGTGGTAGAACTTTGATCAGAGCTCTGGTTAGTAATGGAAGTATCATCtttgggccagcagggggcagtcttTCATTAGACCGAGTAGAAAACCAATGCCTTAgtacaatattaaaatagtgctgtaggagatgccctGTGCACCCGTGCAATATCAGAGCCCGAATTGAACATATGAATGGTAATTTAGCCACTAGCTAAACTGAGACTGTTTAACATTGACATGAGCCCAGTTTTATACGGCATCCATAATAGTCAATTTTCAGTCTGAAGTTCACATTACTCACAAGTTCATCAACAATGCAAAATCATTCAATTTTGAATAGATAAGTGAATAATGTTTTTACAAATTAAAGtgtcattttgaataaaagGTAAGGAGGAATTACTCTCCTGTGAAATAACCCACTGTGTGGCTAGTACAGTGGGAATATTTAGGCTTGAACAGAATtggtaatgtaatatttagatTATGGTTGTGTTTGAAAATCTCAGTGATGTCTTCTCATGTATATCATGTCCACATACTATAAGGTAGTTTAATGGGGTAGGCCAGGTGCAAGTTTTTAACTGGGAggtagggcagcagtgtagtataatggtaaGGCCAAGAGAACAGTTGATATTCTTTCTGAAGcttgcgggggggcgggggggggcgggggcgggggggggggggggtgtcactgtCTGTAACTGACATTGACACGCTCACTGATTTTTCTGAACTCTACACTGGTGTGGTTTGTGCTTCTTCATCACTCTGTGCGTACGCTTGTGTTCAGATTGGCAATTCATTAACcacacaaagtaaaataaaaaatatttggtaaAATGTTTAGGTTATATATTTAGTTGGacattgtgtgcatgtgcatgaccATTAACTTCAGttcatgaaacatttaaaaattaattgcgTTATTCTGATGAAAAATAGTTCATTTCTGTAACAGATCGCCACCTTCTGCTTCACTAAAGAGGCCTGATCCCTTCTCCTTGTCATTCTAACTGTGGCTCTATCATTCCTGTCTGCTTGCCTTTTGTCTGCTTGTGTTCTCTCTGTCATGCAACTCTTTTTCCTCTGGTCCCACCTCTCCTCTGACCTTTTCTTTCATTCCTTGTTTCTGTTTCAGGGGCTTCTTCCCCGTGGTTGTGGGCTTCATCAGGAGGATCCCGATCCTGGGGTCCCTACTAAATCTCCCAGGAATCAGTGGGGTAAGTGCACCGACTCAGCCAGTGCAATTACTGAGGCACTAATTAGAAAGAGTATACAACGAGCAAAAAAAATCCTGTTGAGCCTATTGGACCCGAACTGAAGCCCTTCAATGGTAAACCCAACCATAAGCACAGCACGTCAGTGTGTTACTTGACTGGAGTGCCATTTAACCTTCATCTGGACCAGAACAAGGTGACCAGAGACCAGGGCCCAGGCACTTGTTCTTCATTGCTGCAGCTCTGTCCAACACTTAAGCTCTGTGTGCTGCGTCCTGTAGTGTTACAGCACTGCTCCCTGTTTCTGAGCTGACTGTTTTTCTGTCGTTCCTTTAAAGCCTTCCTAAGGCTGTGAAGACCATCTGCAGTCATGGTCAGTTGCTGTTCATTTCTCCCAAGGTCATCGCATGAGTCTTAAGTTTTCCCTCATTGCTCCGCGTATGCACGGAAGATGTGACTACAGAGAAAATGTTGAGGAAATTACACATTCAGAgccatgtgtttcttttgggattgtaaaaacaaatgtctgcAAACAGTGGTAGAAACCTTTCGCTAAATCTCGCTTActcaacattttttcccccatagaGTAAATATTCTTGCAGATCTTTATCAGATCTCTCTtgctatctctctttctgttcttctccctccccctcctcgaATGATCTCTTGATCTCTGTCACACTGGTTTCTCCATGTTGTTCATCTGCTACACATAAAGCTCAGACCACAGTGTTATTTTAGTTATAGAAAAATAACTTGTTCTCTTTTGGGCTTCAGCTGATATATTTTAGGCCATAAAGCACCGAGGTGTGAGTAAGTGGTTGTCATTGTGTCTTAAAGAATAGGTAACCGTGTATCATACTGTCATCCttgtatttttcttgttttaatatGTGATATGATACTTAGCAGtgcatgattttgtttttttttttgttttttttggttgaccATAGTTACAAGGTGACTACTGTGACTAATCCTGTTTCtttcttatttatatttcagtttgtggATAAAGTTGGAGAGAGCAACAGCATGGTATAACAGtgacaaatttttattttttgtttttgagagatCTCTTTTTTTGCAAACCTGGTCAAATATTCCCCAATGTTAAGGTTACGTCACCAGATACGTATGAGCTTTTCTCCTATTTAAAGgccaaaaactttttttttttttttaccccatttGTTTTTTGATGTCACTGTTCAGTTACTTCTGTAGCGTGGTAAAGTTACCACGCCTGGTTACCATGGGACTCTGTTACTAAGAGACTTACCTGAAGGACAAGACGTGTGTCCTATGAGGTTCCCTGTGTGCCCTCTTCACATAGCCCTCCACATGAGTGGAGGATTTGGGGATGTAGGAACGTGACAGACCAAGCTGGTTCTTCAACAGCCATCAGGATTTTTGTGGAATGTACCAAGAATCAGAATAGCTTCTGAGCTATTATGAGACATGCCAGGATGTTGTTACAGCAGTCATCGTCCTCTTCTGTTTTGTGCCTCTGCCTCCATTTTCCTTTGGAGACAGTTTTAGTTGTGGAATAATACCCTGACTTGCCGCAACTCGGTATGAATGCGGTTCTGAACCTTAAGGTATTTTTTGCAAAGTGCCCAATGTGGCAACTTGGAATCAACTCCCTCCTTCCACTTGACTCCACTTATCAGAACCAAATAATGCACAGGCACTTATGTACAATGAGCGCAAATGCAGGTATTGcagtctgtggttttaaaatgcatcaaaCTTTTTATCTGTGTAAAGTATTTAAGGATATTGGGGAGAgtcagtaacaaaaaaaaaaacagcctttgttttattttgtggaacttttgtaaatacatatttgaaataaaaaagtgaaatgtgtgggtttttttctaTGCTAGGTGATTATTTTCTATGCTAGTTATGACAAAAAGGCAGAAGAGTTCAGATTTTAAGAAATGCCACCTGGATAAGCTTTATGGTTTCATTGTTGGGCTCATTCCTTTACATCCATTGGCAAATTTAATCCACGAACACTCTGACAAGGTTTGCTCAAAAGATTTTCAACCTTTAACCTAAAGGGCAGCTAGACAGGAGGCAATAATTTAGCTTCTGCTTGAACTGTGGCCTTAGGCTGTCTTGTGCCTCTTAATTCTCTTCAGGCTCAATTTGTGTCACATTCTGTCAGAATTAATCTAAATGGATTGAAACATACTGACTTCTTAAATAGCCAATATGCACCCTCCAGAGGACCCAGCAGGAATGTTTTCTGTCTGTCGCATGAAGGCACCCAACAATGCTTGGTAAGTTGATGGACTAAAAACATTCTTACAGGTTCCTCTGGAGGTTGTCAGTTGCATTTCGGCCTCAAAACATAAAGCATTGAATGGAGCTGAGGTGTAGCCCAGATTATGCACAGTATGTGCGTACAGGATGGGCATTTACTATGTCCTGACCTACTTAGTCTGAATTAAGTTGTTTTAGTTGGCACCTAACAAAGTATAAAAAGCTAATTTAGATGTTATTATTGACAGCATGAAGATGCACTACATGTCCAAAATTATGTGgatacctgacatccaacatctcattcaaaattatg is part of the Anguilla anguilla isolate fAngAng1 chromosome 7, fAngAng1.pri, whole genome shotgun sequence genome and encodes:
- the golt1ba gene encoding golgi transport 1Ba isoform X2, encoding MISLTDSQKIGMGLTGFGVFFLFFGMILFFDKALLAMGNILFVAGLSFVIGLERTFRFFFQKHKIKATGFFLGGVLVVLIGWPVVGMVLEIYGFFLLFRGFFPVVVGFIRRIPILGSLLNLPGISGPS
- the golt1ba gene encoding golgi transport 1Ba isoform X1, which translates into the protein MISLTDSQKIGMGLTGFGVFFLFFGMILFFDKALLAMGNILFVAGLSFVIGLERTFRFFFQKHKIKATGFFLGGVLVVLIGWPVVGMVLEIYGFFLLFRGFFPVVVGFIRRIPILGSLLNLPGISGFVDKVGESNSMV